The Actinocatenispora sera genome has a window encoding:
- a CDS encoding GNAT family N-acetyltransferase yields MSATEYARAVAFGHAFARRQAVRTVDVPGGFAVLDDEFDQVHDLNRLIGTGPVTAGELIAAADTVFGTAGLAYRQLTMDGPTGTELVAGLTDAGYRADRELLMAYHGGELPEGVPVSVVEPATLLDPAERAWRAEAPGLADGTYRQLARQRLRRPAELTRRLAVLGADGTPRAWCELYLSPDDRVAQIEDLLTLPAYRGHGYGSALVAAGVAQARTAGCDLTFLRVEADDGPVGLYRRLGFEPLGEARQFHRAAGGT; encoded by the coding sequence GTGAGCGCCACCGAGTACGCCCGCGCCGTCGCGTTCGGGCACGCCTTCGCCCGCCGCCAGGCGGTACGAACGGTCGACGTGCCGGGTGGCTTCGCCGTGCTCGACGACGAGTTCGATCAGGTGCACGACCTGAACCGGCTCATCGGTACCGGCCCGGTCACCGCCGGTGAGCTGATCGCGGCGGCCGACACCGTGTTCGGCACCGCCGGGCTGGCGTACCGGCAGCTCACCATGGACGGTCCGACCGGCACCGAGCTGGTCGCCGGGCTGACGGACGCCGGCTACCGGGCGGACCGCGAGCTGTTGATGGCGTACCACGGCGGGGAGCTGCCCGAGGGCGTGCCGGTGTCGGTGGTCGAGCCGGCCACGTTGCTCGACCCGGCCGAACGGGCCTGGCGGGCGGAGGCGCCGGGGCTGGCCGACGGGACGTACCGGCAGCTCGCGCGGCAACGGTTGCGCCGGCCGGCGGAGCTGACCCGCCGCCTCGCGGTGCTCGGTGCCGACGGCACACCGCGCGCCTGGTGCGAGCTGTACCTGTCGCCCGACGACCGGGTCGCGCAGATCGAGGATCTGCTGACCCTGCCGGCGTACCGCGGGCACGGTTACGGCTCGGCACTGGTGGCGGCGGGCGTGGCACAGGCCCGTACCGCCGGCTGCGACCTGACGTTCCTGCGGGTCGAGGCTGACGACGGGCCGGTCGGGCTGTACCGGCGGCTGGGGTTCGAGCCGCTGGGCGAGGCACGGCAGTTTCACCGGGCTGCGGGCGGGACCTGA
- a CDS encoding roadblock/LC7 domain-containing protein codes for MTELDLSASALGPVLVDLVNRVAGASHAVLASVEGVPIAVSNGLPKPRAEQLASVGAGLLSIADGAGRCMDAGAPRQAVVEMAAGVLMATPVSAELSLTVLAVSDCDREQLGFEVAEFIDHVAPLLT; via the coding sequence GTGACGGAGCTGGATCTGTCCGCCAGCGCCCTGGGCCCGGTCCTCGTCGACCTGGTCAACCGGGTCGCCGGTGCGAGCCATGCGGTCCTGGCATCCGTCGAGGGGGTACCGATCGCCGTCTCGAACGGCCTGCCCAAGCCGCGCGCCGAGCAGCTGGCCAGCGTGGGCGCCGGGCTGCTGTCCATTGCGGACGGTGCGGGTCGCTGCATGGACGCCGGGGCGCCGCGGCAGGCGGTCGTGGAGATGGCCGCCGGCGTGCTGATGGCGACGCCGGTCAGCGCCGAGCTGAGCCTGACCGTGCTCGCGGTCTCCGACTGCGACCGGGAGCAGCTCGGCTTCGAGGTGGCCGAGTTCATCGACCACGTCGCCCCGTTGCTGACCTGA